A section of the Gloeobacter violaceus PCC 7421 genome encodes:
- the atzF gene encoding allophanate hydrolase: MPSPSWSLDLRALAARYRSGEATPAGVVAEVYERISRYADPAVWIHLLPMERVLEGAHTLAGRDPAGLPLYGVPFAVKDNLDLAGVPTTAGCPGFAYGPEKTAPVVERLMAAGAIPVGKTNLDQFATGLVGTRTPYGVCRNPFDRRYLPGGSSAGSAVAVAAGLVSFALGTDTAGSGRVPAAFTNTVGLKPTRGLLSTRGLVPAVRSLDCVSIFALTCEDAGAVLSVAAGFDPDDPFSRRAPAVETPSFDRLRVGVPETDYLEFFGDRAAQGRYRAALARLEALGCELITIDFGPFADTARMLYGGPWVAERLAAVGDFLEREPESVHPVVYEIIAGGARYDAVSAYKAAYRLAGLRRLSEGQWQQMDVLALPTTGTIYTVAEVERDPIALNANLGLYTNFVNLLDLCALAVPSGPGKAGLPTGITFVAPAWQETLLCRLGGVFHPWPGATLGATGHPVPVPEPMADPADRGIQLAVVGAHLSGQPLNHQLTDLGGALVRACRTAAHYRLFALVGEKVPKPGLVRTDDGNGAAIELEVWKLSAEGFGRFVANIPPPLGIGTLLLEDGEQVKGFLCESYAVAGAPDITGFGGWRAYLAANGSSAGIAHG; this comes from the coding sequence ATGCCTTCGCCGTCCTGGAGTCTTGACCTGCGGGCGCTGGCGGCGCGCTACCGGTCGGGGGAGGCCACGCCCGCAGGGGTGGTGGCCGAGGTCTACGAGCGCATTTCCCGCTACGCGGATCCGGCCGTCTGGATTCACCTGCTGCCGATGGAGCGGGTGCTGGAGGGAGCCCACACCCTGGCAGGCCGCGACCCGGCGGGCCTGCCGCTCTACGGGGTACCTTTTGCCGTCAAGGACAACCTCGATCTGGCCGGGGTGCCCACCACCGCCGGCTGTCCCGGTTTCGCCTACGGGCCTGAAAAGACGGCTCCGGTCGTCGAGCGGTTGATGGCCGCCGGGGCGATCCCGGTCGGCAAGACCAACCTCGATCAGTTCGCCACCGGTCTGGTGGGCACCCGCACGCCCTACGGCGTCTGCCGCAACCCGTTCGACCGCCGCTACCTGCCCGGCGGTTCCAGTGCGGGTTCGGCGGTGGCGGTGGCGGCGGGGCTGGTGAGCTTTGCCCTGGGCACCGACACCGCCGGGTCGGGGCGGGTTCCGGCCGCCTTTACCAACACCGTCGGGCTCAAGCCCACCCGGGGTCTTTTGAGTACCCGCGGTCTGGTGCCGGCGGTGCGCAGCCTCGATTGCGTGTCGATCTTCGCCCTGACTTGCGAAGATGCCGGGGCGGTGTTGTCGGTGGCGGCGGGCTTCGACCCGGACGATCCGTTTTCGCGCCGGGCGCCCGCTGTCGAGACTCCGTCTTTTGACCGCCTGCGCGTCGGCGTGCCCGAGACCGACTATCTCGAATTTTTCGGCGACCGCGCGGCGCAGGGTCGCTACCGCGCGGCCCTCGCTCGACTGGAAGCCCTGGGCTGCGAACTGATCACCATCGATTTCGGGCCGTTTGCCGACACTGCCCGGATGCTTTACGGCGGGCCGTGGGTGGCCGAACGCCTCGCGGCGGTGGGCGATTTTCTGGAGCGCGAACCGGAATCCGTCCATCCGGTGGTGTACGAGATCATCGCGGGCGGGGCGCGCTACGACGCGGTGAGCGCCTACAAAGCCGCTTACCGGCTTGCCGGGTTGCGCCGCCTGAGCGAAGGGCAGTGGCAGCAGATGGACGTCCTGGCCCTTCCTACCACCGGCACGATCTATACCGTCGCCGAGGTGGAGCGCGATCCCATCGCCCTCAACGCCAACCTGGGCCTCTACACCAACTTCGTCAACCTGCTGGATCTGTGTGCGCTCGCCGTTCCGAGCGGCCCCGGCAAAGCCGGTCTGCCCACGGGGATCACCTTCGTCGCCCCCGCCTGGCAAGAAACCCTGCTCTGTCGGCTGGGGGGTGTCTTCCATCCCTGGCCGGGGGCGACACTCGGCGCAACCGGCCACCCGGTGCCCGTCCCCGAACCGATGGCAGACCCAGCGGATCGCGGGATCCAGCTCGCGGTGGTAGGCGCCCACCTGAGCGGCCAGCCCCTCAATCACCAACTCACCGATCTGGGCGGTGCGCTGGTGCGCGCCTGCCGGACGGCTGCGCACTATCGGCTGTTTGCCCTCGTGGGTGAAAAAGTTCCGAAGCCCGGGTTGGTGCGCACCGACGACGGCAACGGTGCGGCTATCGAACTGGAAGTCTGGAAGCTTTCCGCCGAAGGGTTCGGCCGTTTCGTGGCCAATATCCCGCCGCCACTTGGGATCGGCACGCTGCTGCTTGAAGACGGGGAACAGGTGAAGGGTTTTCTGTGCGAAAGCTACGCCGTGGCAGGTGCGCCGGACATTACCGGCTTCGGCGGTTGGCGGGCCTATCTGGCCGCCAATGGCTCTTCAGCCGGGATCGCGCACGGGTAA
- a CDS encoding iron uptake porin has product MVAVDAVSGLENVEPESWARRALSTLARGKLLQGVPGRLLQGERPLNRLEFAAALAAALDALDTLIVGGEEHLTHTDLAVLERLQADFEPELALLRVRTAALEAKAGNLEANLFSPTAKLDGSVVLALNGGGGGAGSRLFTGFPDTSPAFGDALGASPVPATAANVTFLARSSLNLQASITGGDLLFLRLRGVAGYDIGALLPGIAGGLGPLFYAGGPNGTSYDQSTSAVATDGRATVSIDELYYTTDIDDNAKFRFLAAGRVNIGQLIDTNSFANNEEVDFSNGSFLNNQLITLSASSFFGPGFGLAWQINDAMRLRAIYTAGNGGAVSGDARNRLNAFGAPVGGFGAGGLFGGQTASVIELRIDPGPAASIKLQYARVVEQGAVLATVMPEAIRNSTNDAYGINAEWAITPHFALFGRYGIASTQVNAFDGYAFSGVRSNTWHVGFALPNLFAPGNNLSVAYGQPVRVFAGTATGLTAAGLTTSLVPSGTEGNIEIFYRLRLNDRVSLTPDLQFIVQPVHSRNSNGLAVGTLRAVFEF; this is encoded by the coding sequence ATGGTGGCTGTTGACGCCGTGTCGGGCCTGGAGAATGTGGAGCCCGAAAGTTGGGCTCGCCGGGCTTTGAGTACCCTGGCCCGAGGCAAGTTGCTGCAGGGGGTGCCCGGGCGTCTGCTGCAAGGGGAAAGGCCCCTCAACCGTCTGGAGTTTGCCGCGGCCCTGGCCGCTGCCCTCGATGCCTTGGACACTCTGATCGTTGGCGGCGAAGAGCATTTGACCCATACGGATCTGGCAGTGCTCGAACGGTTGCAGGCGGATTTCGAGCCGGAATTGGCACTGCTGCGCGTCCGGACCGCAGCACTGGAGGCAAAAGCCGGCAATCTGGAAGCGAACCTGTTTTCGCCCACCGCCAAGCTCGACGGATCGGTGGTGCTTGCCCTCAACGGCGGGGGTGGGGGAGCGGGCAGCCGTCTCTTTACGGGGTTTCCAGACACTTCTCCCGCCTTCGGCGATGCCCTCGGGGCATCGCCGGTACCGGCAACCGCCGCCAATGTCACCTTCCTGGCCCGTAGCTCGCTGAACTTGCAAGCCAGCATCACCGGCGGCGACTTGCTGTTTTTGCGCCTGCGGGGGGTCGCGGGCTACGACATCGGTGCGCTCCTGCCGGGCATCGCAGGTGGCCTCGGTCCGCTGTTCTACGCGGGCGGACCAAACGGCACCTCCTACGATCAATCGACGAGCGCCGTGGCTACCGACGGCCGGGCGACGGTCTCCATCGACGAGCTGTACTACACCACCGATATCGACGACAATGCCAAATTTCGCTTCCTCGCGGCCGGCCGTGTCAACATCGGCCAGCTCATCGACACCAACAGCTTTGCCAATAACGAGGAGGTGGATTTCTCGAACGGCTCATTTTTGAACAACCAGCTCATTACCCTGTCCGCCTCGTCCTTCTTCGGGCCGGGTTTTGGTCTGGCCTGGCAGATCAACGACGCGATGCGCCTGCGGGCTATCTACACCGCCGGCAATGGCGGTGCCGTCTCCGGAGATGCCCGCAACCGGCTCAACGCCTTCGGCGCCCCGGTGGGCGGCTTTGGGGCGGGCGGCCTTTTCGGCGGCCAAACAGCCTCGGTGATCGAATTGCGCATCGACCCGGGTCCGGCGGCCTCGATCAAGCTGCAGTACGCCCGCGTCGTTGAACAGGGGGCGGTGCTCGCCACGGTCATGCCGGAGGCAATCCGCAACAGCACCAACGACGCTTACGGCATCAACGCCGAGTGGGCGATCACCCCCCACTTCGCCCTGTTTGGGCGCTACGGCATTGCGTCCACCCAGGTAAACGCCTTCGACGGGTACGCTTTCTCGGGGGTGCGCTCCAATACCTGGCACGTCGGTTTCGCGCTACCGAATCTGTTTGCCCCCGGCAACAACCTGAGCGTCGCTTACGGCCAGCCCGTCCGCGTTTTTGCCGGCACCGCCACGGGTCTGACCGCCGCCGGCCTGACCACCTCTCTAGTCCCGAGCGGCACAGAGGGCAATATCGAAATTTTCTACCGCCTGCGGCTCAACGATCGGGTGAGCCTCACCCCGGATCTGCAATTTATTGTCCAGCCCGTGCATTCGCGCAACTCCAATGGGCTTGCCGTCGGTACTTTGCGGGCTGTCTTCGAATTTTAA
- a CDS encoding Asr1405/Asl0597 family protein translates to MEFTKAPECAQLVSVHPWERTMVQQRLEDLGIRTQVSAQGQLLALIEPGEAGVQQARQIQSVLFRFRGRRGDMIDWLESCWVCC, encoded by the coding sequence ATGGAATTTACGAAAGCGCCGGAGTGTGCCCAACTCGTCTCTGTGCATCCCTGGGAACGGACGATGGTCCAGCAACGCCTCGAAGATCTTGGCATTCGCACGCAAGTTTCAGCCCAGGGGCAATTGCTGGCCCTGATCGAACCGGGAGAAGCGGGTGTCCAGCAGGCCCGTCAGATTCAATCGGTGCTGTTTCGCTTTCGCGGTCGGCGCGGCGATATGATCGACTGGCTGGAGAGTTGCTGGGTTTGCTGTTAG
- a CDS encoding N-acetylmuramoyl-L-alanine amidase, with amino-acid sequence MRNKRVVLWSASSVLAWASCLVCCSTALAMPQLTGWQFDSQAQQLSFFTRGSVQPRIQIVEKPRRVVVDLPGADVFAPSDAPVSSGPVRFVRAGQFDPQTARMVMELAEDGPQLQPEQVRVRQVAPDQWLVQLLPNVPPPPSAPAAPPVVAPPLTMPPAVGRRVLVGGIEVRPEGFLVKTGGYVRSDARLLEEQPPRVVVDIEEAELAKNFAERNLAVNQQGVTRLRTGQFQDDPPLVRVVLDLGAGAANAWEARYSADLGGVLIRPAGSAPAATAPTGEKVSLQSAQLTPEGLVFNSDLPPRLETNWENPNEFRIVFSPAQLPANFSGPLIDAASPIDNLNIRQVDDRTVVALVRVLPGTRVGDPRPLDGERRRVLVPLYRRSTTPTTPVPDSYDPLPNGSGRRIVLDAGHGGKDPGAMREGVREKDLNLAIVRRLNNKLRAAGYYTILARSDDTFISLGERVDITKATQGDIFVSVHVNTMPSRSDIQGIETYYTHSRSARLAYVLHRRLVERTGKPDRGVRVRGLYVTRHNAVPAVLLEVGFLTNPEERAQLQQPEYQELIADAIAQGLQDYAR; translated from the coding sequence GTGAGGAACAAACGGGTTGTACTGTGGTCTGCAAGCAGCGTGCTCGCCTGGGCGTCCTGTCTTGTCTGCTGCTCCACCGCCCTGGCGATGCCGCAACTGACCGGCTGGCAATTCGACTCCCAGGCTCAGCAGCTTTCATTTTTTACCCGCGGCAGCGTGCAGCCGCGCATTCAGATTGTCGAAAAACCCCGACGGGTTGTTGTCGATTTGCCGGGGGCCGATGTGTTCGCACCCTCGGACGCGCCGGTGAGCAGCGGTCCGGTGCGCTTCGTGCGCGCCGGGCAATTCGACCCGCAGACGGCGCGCATGGTGATGGAACTGGCCGAGGATGGCCCGCAGCTGCAGCCTGAGCAGGTGCGCGTGCGCCAGGTGGCCCCCGACCAATGGCTGGTGCAACTGCTGCCGAACGTGCCGCCGCCGCCAAGCGCCCCGGCCGCTCCACCGGTGGTCGCGCCGCCGCTGACGATGCCGCCTGCGGTCGGTCGCCGGGTCCTGGTAGGCGGGATCGAGGTGCGCCCCGAAGGATTTTTGGTCAAAACGGGCGGCTACGTGCGCTCCGACGCCCGGCTGCTGGAGGAGCAACCGCCGCGCGTCGTCGTCGACATCGAAGAGGCCGAACTGGCCAAGAATTTTGCCGAGCGCAATCTGGCCGTCAACCAGCAGGGCGTCACCCGCCTACGCACCGGTCAATTCCAGGACGACCCGCCGCTGGTGAGGGTGGTGCTCGATCTGGGGGCAGGGGCGGCCAATGCCTGGGAAGCGCGCTACAGCGCCGATTTGGGCGGGGTGCTCATCCGCCCGGCCGGTTCCGCGCCCGCCGCCACGGCTCCCACCGGCGAAAAAGTGTCCTTGCAATCGGCCCAATTGACTCCTGAAGGCCTGGTGTTTAACAGCGACCTGCCGCCGCGGCTGGAGACCAACTGGGAGAATCCCAACGAATTTCGGATTGTCTTCAGCCCCGCGCAGCTACCGGCCAACTTCTCCGGACCGCTCATCGACGCGGCAAGCCCCATCGACAACCTCAACATCCGCCAGGTCGACGATCGCACGGTGGTGGCACTGGTGCGGGTGTTACCCGGCACGCGGGTGGGCGATCCGAGGCCGCTCGACGGCGAACGGCGCCGGGTGCTGGTGCCTCTGTACCGGCGCAGCACCACACCGACGACACCCGTTCCCGATAGCTATGACCCGCTTCCCAACGGCAGCGGCCGGCGCATCGTCCTCGACGCCGGGCACGGCGGCAAAGACCCCGGCGCCATGCGCGAGGGGGTGCGCGAAAAAGATCTCAACCTGGCCATCGTCCGCCGCCTCAACAACAAGCTGCGCGCCGCCGGCTACTACACGATCCTGGCGCGCTCCGACGACACGTTCATCTCGCTGGGTGAGCGCGTCGACATCACCAAGGCGACCCAGGGCGACATCTTCGTGAGCGTCCACGTCAACACGATGCCCAGCCGCAGCGATATCCAGGGCATCGAGACTTACTATACTCACTCCCGAAGCGCCCGCCTCGCCTACGTGCTGCACCGCCGTCTGGTCGAGCGCACCGGCAAGCCCGATCGCGGCGTGCGGGTGCGCGGTCTCTATGTAACCCGCCACAACGCCGTGCCTGCGGTGTTGCTGGAGGTGGGGTTTTTGACCAATCCCGAGGAGCGCGCCCAGTTGCAGCAGCCTGAGTATCAGGAACTGATCGCCGACGCCATTGCCCAGGGATTGCAGGACTACGCCCGTTAG
- a CDS encoding lipocalin family protein translates to MLRLTAVPLAAVLGLIGCASAVWANDSQPIETVAEVDFNRYDGRWYELARTPNIFQIGCTCVTANYSVLSESSISVFNTCNRFRPRGNLVTIDGVAVVADPNAPGKLLITFEGSPVAEDYWIIDLVEDPNNSAGDYAFAAIGGPNRDFIFIISRKPALETYQDVLAYQGIVKRLQAQHFPVDALNSTPQPTSCTYKSQSLPGGL, encoded by the coding sequence ATGCTTCGCTTAACAGCCGTGCCGCTTGCGGCAGTACTCGGTCTGATTGGCTGCGCATCCGCCGTTTGGGCAAACGATTCGCAACCAATTGAGACGGTGGCGGAAGTGGATTTTAACCGGTACGATGGGCGCTGGTACGAGCTTGCCAGAACACCCAATATCTTCCAGATTGGTTGCACTTGCGTGACGGCAAATTATTCCGTGCTCTCCGAATCGTCGATCAGCGTATTCAATACTTGTAACCGCTTTCGGCCCCGGGGCAATCTTGTTACTATCGACGGCGTTGCAGTCGTTGCCGATCCCAATGCCCCGGGAAAATTGCTGATTACGTTTGAAGGCTCTCCCGTGGCTGAGGATTACTGGATCATAGATCTAGTGGAAGATCCTAACAATTCGGCGGGAGACTATGCTTTTGCTGCCATCGGAGGCCCGAATCGAGACTTTATCTTTATCATTTCCAGAAAACCTGCCCTGGAAACCTACCAGGATGTCCTTGCGTACCAAGGAATTGTGAAGAGATTGCAAGCGCAACATTTTCCTGTCGACGCTTTAAACAGCACCCCCCAACCAACCAGTTGCACATATAAATCGCAATCCTTGCCAGGCGGACTCTAA
- a CDS encoding UDP-glucose dehydrogenase family protein, giving the protein MKVGVIGTGYVGLVTGACLARVGHRVCCMDNDTAKVDRLKRGIMPIYEPGLEELVRQGVEEGLLEFTDALAAVVEHAEVLFITVGTPSRPDGSPDLSAVRAVARGIGQHLDGRYRVIVNKSTVPVGSGNWVRMLVEDGARKTVPALTDGGGAGAQAGEPDFNVVSNPEFLREGSAVWDTFHPDRIVIGAESERAEQVMRELYRHWVSPDEPEREPVPLVVTDLASAEMIKYAANAFLATKISFINEIANICERVGADVSRVAQAIGLDKRIGNQFLNAGAGWGGSCFPKDVSALVSTGQEYGYECALLKATLSVNDTQRKRIIEKLQRELRILKGRTIAIWGLAFKPHTDDIRSAPALEVANQLLNLGCRVVAHDPVVTAAQAHSQVPDLQIADSALGALDQADALVVMTEWPEYPQLDLGEVGRRLRGRVIIDGRNCLKREMVQELGLVYVGIGR; this is encoded by the coding sequence ATGAAAGTGGGAGTGATTGGCACAGGGTACGTCGGTCTGGTTACCGGCGCCTGTCTGGCCCGGGTCGGCCATCGGGTGTGTTGCATGGACAACGATACCGCCAAGGTTGACCGCCTCAAGCGGGGAATCATGCCCATCTATGAGCCTGGGCTGGAGGAACTGGTCCGTCAGGGTGTCGAGGAGGGGCTGCTGGAATTTACGGACGCTCTGGCTGCGGTTGTCGAGCATGCCGAAGTACTGTTCATCACCGTGGGTACCCCTTCACGCCCGGACGGATCGCCGGATCTTTCCGCTGTCCGGGCCGTGGCCCGTGGCATCGGTCAGCATCTAGACGGACGCTACCGCGTCATTGTCAACAAATCGACCGTGCCGGTCGGTTCGGGCAACTGGGTACGGATGCTGGTCGAGGACGGCGCCCGCAAAACCGTGCCGGCCCTCACCGACGGCGGCGGTGCAGGTGCGCAGGCGGGTGAGCCCGACTTCAACGTCGTAAGCAACCCCGAGTTCCTGCGCGAAGGCAGCGCCGTTTGGGACACCTTTCATCCCGACCGCATCGTCATTGGTGCTGAATCTGAGCGCGCCGAGCAGGTGATGCGCGAGCTGTACCGCCATTGGGTGAGCCCCGATGAGCCCGAGCGCGAGCCTGTGCCGCTGGTGGTGACCGATCTGGCCTCCGCCGAGATGATCAAGTACGCTGCAAATGCTTTTCTGGCCACCAAGATTTCGTTCATCAACGAGATCGCCAATATCTGCGAACGGGTCGGCGCCGATGTCTCGCGGGTGGCCCAGGCGATTGGTCTCGACAAGCGCATCGGCAACCAGTTTCTCAACGCCGGTGCCGGGTGGGGCGGCTCGTGCTTTCCCAAAGACGTCTCGGCCCTGGTAAGCACCGGTCAGGAATACGGCTACGAGTGCGCCCTGCTCAAGGCGACGCTGTCGGTCAACGACACCCAAAGAAAACGGATCATCGAGAAGCTGCAGCGGGAACTGCGCATCCTCAAGGGCCGGACGATCGCCATCTGGGGCCTGGCCTTCAAGCCGCACACCGACGACATCCGCAGCGCCCCGGCCCTGGAAGTGGCCAACCAGTTACTCAATTTGGGCTGCCGGGTGGTGGCCCACGACCCGGTGGTGACGGCCGCTCAAGCCCACAGCCAGGTGCCGGATCTCCAGATAGCCGACAGTGCCCTCGGCGCTCTCGATCAAGCCGACGCCCTGGTAGTGATGACCGAATGGCCCGAGTACCCGCAACTCGACTTGGGTGAAGTCGGCCGCCGCTTGCGCGGGCGCGTGATTATCGACGGCCGAAACTGCCTCAAGCGCGAGATGGTCCAGGAACTGGGCCTGGTCTACGTCGGCATCGGTCGCTGA